A window of Octopus sinensis linkage group LG29, ASM634580v1, whole genome shotgun sequence contains these coding sequences:
- the LOC115226235 gene encoding transcription factor IIIB 90 kDa subunit-like has translation MPNAVCSHCGCSEIDYDPARGDAVCTKCGSVLDDQIIVSEVQFAEHAGGGSSIIGQFVSSDESRSHSMGGNFHVGVGKESRAITLENGRRKIQQLGAQLHMNQHCMDTAVNFFKMAVVKRLTRGRKSLHVIAACLYLVCRTEGTPHMLLDFSDVLQTNVYVLGKVYNQLARELCIVAPAIDPCLYIARFAHKLQLGDKEHDVSMTALRLVQRMKRDWMHTGRRPSGLCGAALLVACRIYGFNRTVKNLIHVVKVCESTIRKRLNEFEVTPSSQLTIEEFSKIDLEQEMDPPSFSAGSKKRKVEQNKLDDKCKLNELTFEVTNIQKEIEKALEARKPRGIFASYSKVCDDADSIASEINDSLNDLCSEIQESICPEKKAMFESENEMPRELEDSGSQDAMTKNVEDKLCQLVLPDFKGPAPTAASLGIRDCVAECLTEDFEDATDGDGELDLTDIDDEELERFLLNENEVRIKTKIWMEANADYLMEQKLKEAHEAKEKEEAASKPEKKKKKTYKRKSHVQASTAGEAIRTMLQEKKISSKINYEVLKDLCQPIDKQTPASPVSASPAVLTKNDSITSLRLKRPGSLISSNGDLRSHSEVDAGPVGPPRGKKVKILSQVTNADTGKGSVEEDNVVVETGPVQYESGPVQYAATTAEEEEEEEEEEEMEHMSAAQLLGHGSQEGYPEYDDPYDEYE, from the coding sequence ATGCCGAATGCAGTTTGTTCTCATTGTGGTTGTAGCGAGATCGACTACGATCCGGCCCGAGGCGATGCCGTGTGTACGAAATGTGGTTCTGTGCTGGACGATCAGATCATCGTCTCCGAAGTCCAGTTCGCCGAACATGCCGGGGGAGGTTCCAGCATCATCGGGCAGTTTGTGTCTTCCGACGAGTCCCGCAGCCACTCCATGGGAGGAAATTTCCACGTGGGAGTCGGCAAGGAGTCGAGGGCGATCACTTTGGAAAACGGCCGACGCAAAATCCAGCAATTGGGTGCACAGCTCCACATGAACCAACACTGCATGGACACAGCCGTGAACTTCTTCAAGATGGCAGTGGTGAAGAGGCTGACACGCGGACGGAAATCGCTACACGTTATCGCAGCGTGTTTGTATTTGGTGTGTCGGACAGAGGGTACGCCACACATGTTGCTCGACTTCAGCGACGTCCTGCAGACCAACGTGTATGTCCTGGGCAAAGTCTACAACCAGCTGGCACGTGAGTTATGTATTGTGGCCCCTGCCATTGATCCCTGTCTTTACATTGCACGTTTCGCACACAAACTCCAGTTGGGGGACAAGGAGCACGACGTGTCTATGACGGCGTTACGTCTGGTGCAGCGAATGAAGAGAGACTGGATGCATACTGGGCGACGACCATCGGGTCTGTGTGGTGCGGCCCTTTTGGTTGCCTGTCGGATTTATGGCTTTAATCGAACGGTGAAAAACCTGATACATGTAGTAAAGGTTTGTGAATCGACTATCCGGAAACGACTAAACGAGTTCGAAGTGACCCCTTCTAGTCAGCTGACCATCGAGGAATTCTCTAAGATCGACCTTGAGCAGGAAATGGACCCACCGTCCTTCAGTGCCGGCAGCAAAAAGCGGAAAGTGGAGCAAAACAAGCTGGACGACAAATGTAAGTTGAATGAATTAACTTTCGAAGTTACTAACATCCAGAAGGAAATTGAAAAAGCTCTTGAAGCACGGAAACCGAGGGGCATTTTTGCTTCCTATTCGAAAGTATGTGATGACGCTGACAGCATCGCCTCCGAAATTAACGACAGTCTAAATGATCTCTGCTCAGAAATACAGGAGTCCATCTGTCCGGAAAAGAAGGCCATGTTTGAATCGGAAAATGAGATGCCGAGGGAGCTAGAAGACAGCGGGAGTCAAGATGCTATGACGAAAAACGTTGAGGATAAGTTATGCCAACTTGTGCTCCCTGACTTCAAAGGCCCTGCCCCAACAGCTGCAAGTCTTGGTATTCGAGATTGTGTGGCAGAATGTCTCACGGAAGACTTTGAGGACGCGACTGACGGTGACGGTGAGTTGGATTTGACCGACATCGATGATGAAGAGTTGGAGAGATTTCTGCTGAACGAGAATGAAGTCCGCATCAAGACGAAGATCTGGATGGAGGCAAACGCAGACTATTTGATGgagcagaaactgaaggaagcccacgaggcaaaggagaaagaagaagcgGCATCGAAAccggagaagaaaaagaagaaaacctaCAAACGGAAGTCCCACGTCCAAGCAAGCACAGCGGGGGAAGCAATTCGGACAATGTTACAGGAGAAAAAAATATCcagtaaaattaattatgaaGTTCTGAAGGACTTATGTCAGCCGATCGACAAACAGACCCCTGCCTCTCCAGTATCGGCCTCACCAGCCGTCTTGACCAAGAACGACAGCATAACGTCACTGCGGTTGAAACGGCCCGGAAGCCTGATCAGCAGCAACGGTGATCTAAGGAGTCATTCGGAGGTCGATGCTGGCCCAGTCGGTCCGCCAAGGGGCAAAAAGGTCAAGATTTTGTCTCAGGTCACGAATGCGGACACGGGCAAGGGCAGCGTCGAGGAAGACAACGTCGTGGTGGAGACGGGCCCCGTGCAGTACGAGAGCGGACCGGTCCAGTATGCAGCGACAACggcagaagaggaggaggaggaggaagaagaggaagagatggAGCACATGAGCGCAGCTCAACTGTTGGGGCACGGCAGCCAAGAGGGATACCCGGAATACGACGACCCGTATGATGAatatgaatga